One Burkholderia cepacia genomic window carries:
- a CDS encoding methyl-accepting chemotaxis protein has translation MNLNALFSRFSIRTRIFSTLGLVAALLVVSGLIGLAGMQSSNRALDEAYTQQLAAKTALSAASLNLTIVRTTLDRALLHPEAPEVPDLLTKADNYLAKADAAWRSYASMPHDGDEGPLASRLDAARQALIGQALKPMIDAVREGRRDEADRLLMSVAPPLSVALTQATDALDAYQVARGKEVYDTAQTYYEWLRMGAIAGIAFGLAACLGCAIGLHYAITQPVNRLLSHFRRLSEGDLTSEVRWSSRDEMAELVKGVTGMQRSLADTVRQVSQGSEAISTATHQIAAGNTDLSQRTEEQASALQETAASMEQLTATVKQNADNAVEAQACADSASEIASKGATVVGEVIGTMNEIDQSSQKVADIIGTIEGIAFQTNILALNAAVEAARAGEQGRGFAVVAGEVRTLAQRSASAAKEIRTLIGESVERVANGSRLVGVAGTTMQDIQQAIGRVTGIMTEIAAASNEQRDGIEQVNRAVSQMDQVSQQNAALVEEAAAAAASLEEQADGLRRAVGAFRVA, from the coding sequence ATGAACCTGAACGCCCTGTTTTCCCGTTTCTCGATCCGCACGCGGATCTTCTCCACGCTCGGCCTTGTCGCCGCGCTGCTCGTCGTGTCGGGGCTGATCGGCCTCGCCGGCATGCAGAGCTCGAACCGCGCGCTCGACGAGGCCTATACGCAGCAGCTGGCGGCGAAGACCGCGCTGTCGGCGGCCAGCCTCAACCTGACGATCGTGCGCACGACGCTCGACCGCGCGCTGCTGCACCCCGAGGCGCCCGAAGTGCCGGATCTGCTGACGAAGGCGGACAACTACCTGGCGAAGGCGGATGCCGCGTGGCGCAGTTACGCGTCGATGCCGCACGACGGCGACGAAGGCCCGCTCGCGAGCCGCCTCGACGCCGCGCGCCAGGCGCTGATCGGCCAGGCGCTGAAGCCGATGATCGACGCGGTTCGCGAGGGCCGCCGCGACGAGGCCGACCGGCTGCTGATGTCGGTCGCGCCGCCGCTGTCGGTTGCGCTCACGCAGGCGACCGATGCGCTCGATGCATACCAGGTTGCACGCGGCAAGGAGGTGTACGACACCGCGCAGACGTATTACGAATGGCTGCGCATGGGCGCGATCGCGGGGATCGCGTTCGGCCTGGCCGCGTGCCTCGGCTGTGCGATCGGCCTGCATTACGCGATCACGCAGCCGGTGAACCGCCTGCTGTCGCATTTCCGCCGCCTGTCGGAGGGCGACCTGACGTCGGAAGTGCGCTGGTCGTCGCGCGACGAGATGGCCGAACTGGTCAAGGGCGTGACCGGCATGCAGCGCAGCCTCGCGGACACCGTGCGCCAGGTCAGCCAGGGTTCCGAGGCGATTTCGACGGCGACGCACCAGATCGCGGCCGGCAACACCGACCTGTCGCAGCGCACCGAGGAACAGGCATCCGCATTGCAGGAGACGGCCGCGAGCATGGAGCAGCTCACCGCGACCGTGAAGCAGAACGCGGACAATGCGGTGGAGGCGCAAGCCTGCGCGGACAGCGCGTCCGAGATCGCGTCGAAGGGGGCGACGGTCGTCGGCGAGGTGATCGGCACGATGAACGAGATCGACCAGAGCTCGCAGAAGGTCGCCGACATCATCGGCACGATCGAGGGGATCGCGTTCCAGACCAACATTCTCGCGCTGAATGCGGCGGTCGAAGCCGCACGCGCCGGCGAGCAGGGCCGTGGCTTCGCGGTGGTCGCGGGCGAGGTGCGCACGCTCGCGCAGCGCTCGGCGTCGGCGGCGAAGGAAATCCGTACGCTGATCGGCGAATCGGTCGAGCGCGTCGCGAACGGCTCGCGGCTCGTCGGCGTGGCCGGCACGACGATGCAGGACATCCAGCAGGCGATCGGCCGCGTGACGGGCATCATGACGGAGATCGCGGCCGCGTCGAACGAGCAGCGCGACGGGATCGAGCAGGTGAACCGCGCGGTGTCGCAGATGGACCAGGTGTCGCAGCAGAACGCGGCGCTCGTCGAAGAGGCGGCGGCGGCGGCCGCGTCGCTTGAAGAGCAGGCCGATGGCCTGCGCCGCGCGGTCGGCGCGTTCCGGGTCGCGTAA
- a CDS encoding quinone oxidoreductase family protein — protein sequence MNVNVITACQIGIDRYGDAGVLRRVDAPVAPPAAGEVRIRQTAIGVNFVDIYFRSGAHPLPALPGVLGVEAAGVIDAVGPGVTDLVPGQRVAYAGMPTGSYATARTLPAERVVPIPDGLSDDAAAAGLLKGITVYMLLHKVRTVGAGDSVLVHAAAGGVGLLATQWARALGARVIGTVGSAAKAALVRACGAEAVVAYRDDDFVAAARAFGGGAGVDYAIDGIGGDVLTRTLGAIRPFGMVASIGQVAAIGARHTFDLDELGPARSIALARPSVLGFIARDVDGYREAARATLERLAGGMHVEIGARLPLEQAADAHRLLESRATTGGVVLVP from the coding sequence ATGAACGTGAATGTCATCACCGCTTGTCAGATCGGAATCGACCGCTACGGCGACGCCGGCGTGCTGCGCCGCGTCGATGCGCCTGTCGCGCCGCCCGCTGCCGGCGAGGTGCGGATTCGCCAGACCGCGATCGGCGTGAATTTCGTCGACATCTATTTCCGCAGCGGCGCGCATCCGCTGCCGGCGTTGCCGGGCGTGCTGGGTGTCGAGGCGGCCGGTGTGATCGATGCGGTCGGGCCGGGCGTGACGGATCTCGTCCCCGGCCAGCGCGTCGCGTATGCGGGCATGCCGACCGGCAGCTACGCGACGGCGCGGACGCTGCCGGCCGAGCGCGTGGTGCCGATCCCCGACGGCTTGAGCGATGACGCGGCCGCCGCCGGGCTGCTGAAAGGGATCACCGTCTACATGCTGCTCCACAAGGTGCGGACGGTAGGCGCCGGCGACAGCGTGCTCGTGCATGCGGCCGCCGGCGGTGTCGGACTGCTGGCGACGCAATGGGCGCGCGCGCTTGGCGCGCGGGTGATCGGCACGGTCGGGTCGGCCGCGAAGGCCGCGCTCGTGCGTGCATGTGGCGCGGAAGCGGTGGTGGCGTATCGCGACGACGATTTCGTCGCGGCGGCACGCGCGTTCGGCGGCGGCGCGGGGGTCGATTACGCGATCGACGGGATCGGCGGCGACGTGCTGACGCGCACGCTCGGGGCGATCCGTCCGTTCGGCATGGTCGCGAGCATCGGGCAGGTGGCGGCGATCGGTGCGCGCCACACGTTCGATCTCGACGAACTGGGGCCGGCGCGCTCGATCGCGCTTGCGCGGCCGAGCGTGCTCGGCTTCATCGCACGCGACGTCGACGGATATCGGGAGGCGGCGCGCGCGACGCTCGAACGGCTGGCGGGCGGGATGCACGTGGAGATCGGCGCGCGGCTGCCGCTCGAACAGGCGGCCGATGCGCACCGGCTGCTGGAATCGCGCGCGACGACGGGTGGGGTCGTGCTGGTGCCGTGA
- a CDS encoding ATP-binding domain-containing protein — protein sequence MARLIPDDWKSLAATGAAERERETLAALEHALPDGYTVYHGVHWTRADQAFSVFGEAAFVVVSPAGRVLLVEQKAGFLRETPKGLVKVYLQKERNVPIQLARTQETLHRRLTAALGAGVYGVEALLYCPDYSIRQAAIAGVAADRIVDASRKAQLAQVILQILPADEPRVANAPKIHHFLADELALTPDTSALVGQAGTLVTRLSGGLAAWARQLEFAPFRLRVTGTAGSGKTQLAVQAMRDAVAAGKRVLYVCFNRPLADYIERIAPPGAKIANYHQLCDWVARDGGYTPDFDAPDAFGRLEARFAQTPIPEHWHFDVLIVDEGQDFHAPWAAALERLLVPDGAWWWLEDPLQNLYMREPVALPGWVTLKALTNYRSPRDLLEFVRDIVGRVEPLAAELRSGSPFDGSDLVVSAYGDANASPAALAEACVDATKRAITHALSLGFRKQDIAVLSYRGREGSVLAPLDQLGPHRLKSFTGKYDLFGNPEYREGDVLLDSIYRFKGQSAPCVILTEVDFDTLDARAARKLFVGATRATMKLLIVASSRAAAQLTGV from the coding sequence ATGGCCCGCCTCATCCCCGACGACTGGAAAAGCCTCGCCGCGACCGGCGCGGCCGAGCGCGAGCGCGAGACGCTCGCCGCCCTCGAACACGCGCTGCCCGACGGCTACACCGTCTATCACGGCGTGCACTGGACACGCGCCGACCAGGCGTTCTCGGTGTTCGGCGAGGCCGCGTTCGTCGTCGTGAGCCCGGCCGGCCGCGTGCTGCTGGTCGAGCAGAAAGCCGGCTTCCTGCGCGAAACGCCGAAGGGGCTCGTGAAGGTCTATCTGCAGAAGGAGCGCAACGTTCCGATCCAGCTCGCGCGCACGCAGGAAACGCTGCACCGGCGCCTGACGGCCGCGCTCGGCGCGGGTGTCTATGGCGTCGAGGCGCTGCTGTACTGCCCCGACTACTCGATCAGGCAGGCCGCGATCGCCGGCGTCGCGGCCGACCGCATCGTCGATGCGTCGCGCAAGGCGCAGCTCGCGCAGGTCATCCTGCAGATCCTGCCCGCGGACGAGCCGCGCGTCGCGAACGCACCGAAGATCCATCACTTCCTCGCGGACGAGCTCGCGCTCACGCCCGATACGAGCGCGCTCGTCGGGCAGGCCGGCACGCTGGTCACGCGGCTGTCGGGCGGGCTCGCCGCCTGGGCACGCCAGCTCGAATTCGCGCCGTTCCGGCTGCGCGTCACCGGCACGGCCGGCTCGGGCAAGACGCAGCTCGCGGTGCAGGCGATGCGCGATGCCGTCGCGGCCGGCAAGCGTGTGCTCTACGTGTGCTTCAACCGGCCGCTCGCCGACTACATCGAGCGGATCGCGCCGCCCGGCGCAAAGATCGCGAACTACCACCAGCTGTGCGACTGGGTCGCGCGCGACGGCGGTTACACTCCGGATTTCGACGCGCCCGACGCGTTCGGGCGGCTCGAGGCGCGTTTCGCGCAAACGCCGATTCCCGAGCACTGGCACTTCGACGTGCTGATCGTCGACGAAGGGCAGGATTTCCATGCGCCGTGGGCGGCCGCGCTGGAGCGCCTGCTGGTGCCGGACGGCGCATGGTGGTGGCTGGAGGATCCGCTGCAGAACCTGTACATGCGCGAGCCCGTCGCCCTGCCGGGCTGGGTCACGCTGAAGGCGCTGACGAACTACCGGAGCCCGCGCGACCTGCTCGAATTCGTGCGCGACATCGTCGGCCGGGTCGAGCCGCTCGCGGCGGAGCTGCGCTCGGGCAGCCCGTTCGACGGCTCCGATCTCGTCGTGTCCGCCTACGGCGATGCGAACGCGTCGCCCGCCGCGCTGGCCGAAGCCTGCGTCGACGCGACCAAGCGGGCGATCACGCACGCGCTGTCGCTCGGCTTTCGGAAGCAGGACATCGCGGTGCTGTCGTATCGCGGCCGCGAAGGCTCGGTGCTCGCGCCGCTCGACCAGCTCGGCCCGCACCGGCTCAAGAGCTTTACCGGCAAGTACGACCTGTTCGGCAACCCTGAATATCGCGAAGGCGACGTGCTGCTCGATTCGATCTACCGCTTCAAGGGCCAGTCGGCGCCGTGCGTGATCCTCACCGAGGTCGACTTCGACACGCTCGACGCGCGGGCCGCGCGCAAGCTGTTCGTCGGTGCGACGCGCGCGACGATGAAACTGCTGATCGTCGCGTCGTCGCGTGCGGCCGCGCAGCTCACGGGGGTGTAA